Proteins co-encoded in one Brassica rapa cultivar Chiifu-401-42 chromosome A02, CAAS_Brap_v3.01, whole genome shotgun sequence genomic window:
- the LOC103852907 gene encoding geranylgeranyl diphosphate reductase, chloroplastic has protein sequence MASFTLKSFTGLRQSSTEQTNFISNVPSSLSLPQRRTSLRVTASRASPNLANRKLRVAVIGGGPAGGAAAETLAQGGIETILIERKMDNCKPCGGAIPLCMVGEFNLPLDIIDRRVTKMKMISPSNIAVDIGRTLKEHEYIGMVRREVLDQYLRERAEKSGATVINGLFLKMDLPENWDTPYVLHYTEYDGKTGATGQKKTMEVDAVIGADGANSRVAKSIGAGDYDYAIAFQERIRIPDDKMTYYEDLAEMYVGDDVSPDFYGWVFPKCDHVAVGTGTVTHKGDIKKFQLATRNRAKDKILGGKIIRVEAHPIPEHPRPRRLSKRVALVGDAAGYVTKCSGEGIYFAAKSGRMCAEAIVEGSQNGKKMIDESDLRKYLEKWDKTYLPTYRVLDVLQKVFYRSNPAREAFVEMCGDEYVQKMTFDSYLYKRVAPGSPLEDLKLAVNTIGSVFRANALRREIEKLNV, from the exons ATGGCGAGTTTCACACTCAAATCCTTCACCGGACTCCGTCAATCCTCAACGGAGCAAACCAACTTCATCTCCAATGTCCCGTCGTCACTCTCTCTCCCCCAGCGACGAACCTCTCTCCGCGTAACCGCCTCCAGAGCCTCTCCCAACCTCGCTAACCGCAAACTCCGCGTCGCCGTCATCGGTGGAGGTCCGGCGGGAGGAGCCGCCGCCGAAACTCTCGCTCAGGGAGGCATCGAGACGATCCTCATCGAGCGTAAGATGGACAACTGCAAGCCTTGCGGCGGCGCGATCCCTCTCTGCATGGTCGGCGAATTCAACTTGCCTCTCGACATCATCGACCGGAGGGTCACCAAGATGAAGATGATTTCTCCTTCGAACATCGCCGTGGACATCGGCCGTACGCTTAAGGAGCATGAGTATATAGGTATGGTGAGGAGAGAGGTTCTTGACCAGTACCTGAGGGAGAGAGCGGAGAAGAGTGGAGCCACCGTTATCAACGGTCTCTTCCTTAAGATGGACTTGCCGGAGAATTGGGACACGCCGTACGTGTTGCATTACACGGAGTACGACGGGAAAACAGGAGCTACGGGACAGAAGAAGACCATGGAGGTTGACGCTGTTATCGGAGCTGACGGAGCTAACTCTAGAGTTGCGAAGTCCATCGGCGCCGGAGATTACGACTACGCCATCGCGTTTCAG GAGAGAATTAGAATTCCAGATGATAAGATGACGTACTATGAGGATCTAGCTGAGATGTACGTCGGAGATGACGTGTCTCCGGATTTTTACGGATGGGTTTTCCCGAAATGCGACCATGTAGCTGTCGGAACAGGTACTGTTACTCACAAAGGTGACATCAAGAAGTTCCAGCTCGCGACTAGGAACAGGGCCAAGGACAAGATTCTAGGAGGAAAGATCATCCGCGTGGAGGCTCACCCTATACCGGAACACCCGCGTCCACGTAGGCTCTCCAAGCGTGTGGCTCTTGTTGGTGATGCTGCAGGGTACGTGACGAAATGTTCTGGTGAAGGGATCTATTTCGCTGCAAAGAGTGGGAGAATGTGCGCTGAAGCTATCGTTGAAGGCTCACAGAATG gCAAGAAGATGATTGATGAGAGTGACTTGAGGAAGTACTTGGAGAAATGGGACAAGACATACTTGCCTACTTACAGGGTTCTTGACGTGTTGCAGAAAGTGTTTTACAGATCTAATCCTGCTAGAGAAGCGTTTGTGGAGATGTGTGGTGATGAGTATGTTCAGAAGATGACGTTTGATAGTTATCTTTACAAGAGAGTTGCTCCGGGTAGTCCTTTGGAGGATTTGAAGTTGGCTGTGAACACTATTGGGAGTGTGTTTAGAGCTAATGCTTTAAGGAGAGAGATTGAGAAGCTGAATGTTTAA
- the LOC103852905 gene encoding GDSL esterase/lipase At1g74460, with translation MKYLLVFFIVLGLNAINGYDCKIVQFIFGDSLSDVGNNRNLPRSLAQANLPFYGIDFGNGLPNGRFTNGRTVSDIISDKIGLPRPLAFLDPSMNEDVILANGVNYASGGGGILNETGGYFIQKFSLWKQIELFQGTQDVIVAKIGKKEAEKFFQQAGYVVSLGSNDFINNYLMPVYSDSWKYTDQTFVDYLMETLESQLRVLHSLGARKLMVFGLGPMGCIPLQRALSLDGKCQNKASSLAVRFNKAATTMLKDLETKLPNANYKFGEAYNLVNDVITNPQKYGFDNSDSPCCSFYRIRPALTCIPASTLCKDRSKYVFWDEYHPTDKANELVANILIKRFDFMRADDGTSEAPSPSPDLAPSPDDK, from the exons ATGAAGTACTTACTCGTTTTTTTTATCGTTCTTGGACTCAACGCGATCAATGGCTACGATTGCAAGATCGTCCAGTTTATATTTGGAGATTCATTGTCCGATGTAGGTAACAATAGAAACCTACCGAGGAGTTTAGCTCAAGCGAATCTTCCCTTTTACGGTATAGATTTTGGCAACGGTTTGCCTAATGGAAGGTTCACTAATGGCCGAACTGTTTCAGACATTATAA GTGATAAAATTGGGTTACCAAGACCATTAGCCTTTCTAGATCCATCAATGAATGAAGATGTAATACTTGCAAATGGAGTGAACTACGCCTCAGGAGGTGGTGGAATCTTGAATGAAACTGGTGGTTATTTC ATCCAAAAATTTTCTCTATGGAAGCAAATAGAATTGTTCCAAGGGACACAAGATGTAATTGTggcaaagatagggaaaaaagAAGCAGAGAAATTCTTCCAACAAGCTGGATACGTCGTCTCTTTAGGCAGCAATGACTTCATTAACAACTACTTGATGCCTGTCTATAGCGATTCTTGGAAGTACACTGATCAAACATTCGTCGACTACTTAATGGAAACACTTGAATCTCAACTTAGG GTGTTGCATAGTTTGGGAGCGAGGAAGCTAATGGTGTTTGGGTTAGGACCAATGGGTTGTATCCCACTCCAAAGAGCTTTAAGTCTCGATGGTAAATGTCAAAACAAAGCGAGTAGTCTTGCTGTGAGATTCAACAAAGCTGCCACCACAATGCTTAAAGATCTTGAAACCAAGCTCCCAAATGCAAACTACAAGTTTGGTGAAGCTTATAACCTCGTCAACGATGTTATCACTAACCCACAAAAATACG GATTCGACAACTCGGATTCGCCGTGTTGCTCGTTCTACAGAATCAGGCCGGCGCTGACGTGTATTCCGGCGTCGACATTGTGTAAAGACAGAAGTAAGTATGTGTTTTGGGATGAGTATCATCCCACCGATAAGGCCAACGAGCTCGTTGCTAATATTCTTATCAAGAGGTTTGACTTCATGCGTGCTGATGACGGTACCTCCGAGGCTCCTTCTCCGTCCCCGGATCTAGCTCCTTCTCCCGATGATAAATAA
- the LOC103853408 gene encoding protein RKD2 isoform X1 — MDLSSLHFFSLSLSRFYINGFSLSSFTTQPYLSCSHCTMADHTLNEENPFSVLTHSLSFDDHRSIHKLLFSLTLLFSCNLNSHMLYCTRSLLTYPSFEWEEEHLFMNNSVYEAFPLPTPLPDLEPLSQDVLESYSSASLNVTDQNRGQGDLEQNTEEEAVQETTNKRKINRYVTTYTTFSTSKALSMETISLYFYMPITQAATELDVGLTLLKRRCRELGFTRWPHRKLMSLLALISNVKKFEGGENAEKLKNTLLEMLENQKRRIEENPDLEFDDKTKRLRQACFKATHKMKKKASLKSDHLCGFAKEFN, encoded by the exons ATGGATTTATCATCACTTCATTtcttctctctatctctctcccgTTTCTATATAAATGGTTTCTCCCTCTCTAGCTTTACAACACAACCTTATCTCTCTTGCTCGCACTGTACAATGGCTGATCATACACTCAACGAAGAGAACCCGTTCTCAGTTCTAACCCATTCACTTTCCTTTGATGATCACAGGTCAATTCATAAGCTTTTGTTTAGTTTAACTTTGTTATTTTCTTGTAATCTAAATTCTCATATGTTATATTGCACACGCAGCTTGTTAACGTATCCTTCATTTGAATGGGAAGAAGAGCATCTTTTTATGAACAACTCTGTCTATGAAGCTTTTCCTTTGCCTACACCTTTACCTGACCTTGAACCCTTGTCTCAAG ATGTACTCGAGTCATATAGCTCTGCATCATTGAACGTAACAGACCAGAACAGAGGACAAGGTGACTTGGAGCAGAATACTGAAGAAGAAGCAGTGCAAGAGACGACTAATAAGAGGAAAATTAACAGATATGTTACTACCTACACAACCTTTTCAACTTCAAAGGCGTTGTCCATGGAAACTATATCTCTATACTTCTACATGCCAATAACTCAGGCAGCTACTGAACTCGACGTTGGTTTAACTCTTCTAAAAAGAAGATGTCGCGAGCTAGGCTTTACTCGGTGGCCTCATCGCAAACTCATGAGCCTACTAGCTCTGATTAGTAACGTCAAG AAGTTTGAAGGAGGAGAGAATGCAGAAAAACTCAAGAACACACTGCTGGAGATGCTAGAGAATCAGAAGAGGAGGATTGAAGAGAATCCGGATTTGGAGTTTGATGACAAGACAAAGAGGCTAAGACAAGCTTGTTTCAAGGCTACAcacaagatgaagaagaaggcaagTCTCAAGTCTGACCACTTGTGTGGTTTCGCAAAAGAGTTTAATTAG
- the LOC103852908 gene encoding transcription factor PRE3, which yields MSGRRSRSRQSSGTTRISEDQINDLVIKLQQLLPELRDSHRSDKVSAARVLQDTCNYIRNLHREVDDLSERLSELLANSDTAQAALLRSLLTQ from the exons atgtcgGGAAGAAGATCACGTTCGAGGCAATCATCAGGAACTACAAGGATCTCAGAGGATCAGATCAACGATCTCGTAATCAAGTTGCAGCAGCTTCTTCCTGAGCTCAGGGACAGTCATCGTTCCGACAAG GTTTCAGCAGCAAGAGTGTTGCAAGATACATGCAACTACATAAGGAATCTGCATAGAGAGGTTGATGATCTCAGTGAGAGGCTATCTGAGTTACTCGCAAACTCAGACACTGCTCAAGCCGCTTTACTCAGAAGCTTACTTACCCAATAA
- the LOC103853408 gene encoding protein RKD2 isoform X2, which yields MDLSSLHFFSLSLSRFYINGFSLSSFTTQPYLSCSHCTMADHTLNEENPFSVLTHSLSFDDHSLLTYPSFEWEEEHLFMNNSVYEAFPLPTPLPDLEPLSQDVLESYSSASLNVTDQNRGQGDLEQNTEEEAVQETTNKRKINRYVTTYTTFSTSKALSMETISLYFYMPITQAATELDVGLTLLKRRCRELGFTRWPHRKLMSLLALISNVKKFEGGENAEKLKNTLLEMLENQKRRIEENPDLEFDDKTKRLRQACFKATHKMKKKASLKSDHLCGFAKEFN from the exons ATGGATTTATCATCACTTCATTtcttctctctatctctctcccgTTTCTATATAAATGGTTTCTCCCTCTCTAGCTTTACAACACAACCTTATCTCTCTTGCTCGCACTGTACAATGGCTGATCATACACTCAACGAAGAGAACCCGTTCTCAGTTCTAACCCATTCACTTTCCTTTGATGATCACAG CTTGTTAACGTATCCTTCATTTGAATGGGAAGAAGAGCATCTTTTTATGAACAACTCTGTCTATGAAGCTTTTCCTTTGCCTACACCTTTACCTGACCTTGAACCCTTGTCTCAAG ATGTACTCGAGTCATATAGCTCTGCATCATTGAACGTAACAGACCAGAACAGAGGACAAGGTGACTTGGAGCAGAATACTGAAGAAGAAGCAGTGCAAGAGACGACTAATAAGAGGAAAATTAACAGATATGTTACTACCTACACAACCTTTTCAACTTCAAAGGCGTTGTCCATGGAAACTATATCTCTATACTTCTACATGCCAATAACTCAGGCAGCTACTGAACTCGACGTTGGTTTAACTCTTCTAAAAAGAAGATGTCGCGAGCTAGGCTTTACTCGGTGGCCTCATCGCAAACTCATGAGCCTACTAGCTCTGATTAGTAACGTCAAG AAGTTTGAAGGAGGAGAGAATGCAGAAAAACTCAAGAACACACTGCTGGAGATGCTAGAGAATCAGAAGAGGAGGATTGAAGAGAATCCGGATTTGGAGTTTGATGACAAGACAAAGAGGCTAAGACAAGCTTGTTTCAAGGCTACAcacaagatgaagaagaaggcaagTCTCAAGTCTGACCACTTGTGTGGTTTCGCAAAAGAGTTTAATTAG